CTGATTTCTTTAGTGGCACTTAGCCCGTCCATATTAGGCATTTTTATATCCATTAAAATTAAGTCCGGCTTGCCTTCATCGTACATTTGTATGGCTTCAACGCCGTCTTTAGCACGTAATACATTGTAGGTTTTACCCAATATAGCTTTTAATAGATCATAGTTACTGTCTGTATCTTCTGCAATTAAGATTGTAGGAGTAGCATCATACTTATGTAGATTACTTAGTTTATTTTCCACGTTGGTTCCTTTTGTTTCTTTGTTGTTATTTTCTTCTTTTACTTTTTCGCAAGGTAGAGTAAATGTAAAAGTAGAACCTTGTCCTAATATTGACTCTGCAGATATTGTACCTCCAAGTCGTTCTACTATTGTTTTGCATATTGCAAGTCCTAAGCCTGTTCCTTGGGCAAAGTTATTCACTTTTACAAAGCGATTAAAGACTTTACTTATTTTTTCTTTTGATATGCCAATGCCTGTATCTTTTACGTAAAACATGACAGATTCACCTTCTTTCTTATATCCATATTTTACGCTACCTGTTTTTACAAATTTAAATGCATTCCCTATTAGATTGGATAAAACTTGAAATATCCGGTTCTTATCAGATATTAATGCTAACTCCGTGTTTGAGTCTTCAAAGACTAATTCAACTCCATTGGGGCAGCGAAAAACGTGTGCATCATAGATCTCGCGGCATAATGTATGTAGTTTAACTTCTCCTAATGTGAATTCTACAATACCTGATTCTATTTTTGACAAATCTAATATTTCATCAATCAGTTCAAGAAGTCGCTCATTGTTTGCGTCAACAATATTGTAATATTCCATTCTGTCTTGAGCATTTTCGCAATCGGCTATGATTCTTGAGAAACCTACAATAGCATTTAATGGTGTTCGTATCTCATGGCTCATGTTAGCAAGAAATGCTGATTTCAATTTATCGGATATTTCAGCTTTTTCTTTTGAAGCCAATATTTCTCTCTTCATTATCTCTTGTTGAGTGATATTCCACTCAATGTTTATGATGATAGGTGAGAAGTCTTTACTTTCAATGAGCATTTTTTGTCTGTCTAATATGATAGGTTTTCCATATTCATCTATTCTTTCAATAATATCATGAATAATTTTCCCTGTTTTTGTGATCTCAATATCTAATGCTCTTTTTTCTTGTGCTTCATTGAAAGGATGGTAGTCAAAGTCTGTTTTACCTACTGCCGTATTGTAGTCTTTGATTGTTCTATAATTTGCTTCTTTATTTCGATATATATATTTAAAGCCATTATTTACATCTTTTACGACAATGCTTGCCGGAAGGCTTTTCATCGTAATATCCATAATCATATTGAGCCTTTTCACTTCAGACTCATGTTTGATTCGTTCTGATATGTCATGTCCGAAAACCCAAATACTTTTTTCTCCGGCGTCATTAGTTACGCAGTATACGGTTTCTTCAAATGCAAGTATTTTATTATTATTCTTGAAAGGAGAGTAAGTGACAAAACTTTTGCTACTTCCAACGGTCGTAGAGGCAAATATTCTAGTCCATTTATCTTTCTCTATGCTGCCTAGAGAAAGTTCGTATATTTTGATTTTGGTTATATCAACATGTTCTGAAATCTGACGGTGTTCTCTAAATTTTCTATTTGTAAATATTAAAGTGCCGTCTTCTCTAGCTGCAAAAATATCTTCATTAGCATTGTTGATTGCTTTGGTAAGTATATTAATATCACTCTTTTGCCTTTTTATATCTGTGATGTTTTGAGCATATCCTTCAATAGTAGCGATTTCTCCATTTTTATCAAGTTTGACATTTAGTTTTTGGACTTTCAGATACTTCGTTTCTCCCATGTGATACACTCTAAACTCAAAACTAATTTTATCTGAAATGCCTTCATTGGTGAACAACCATTCGCGTAATCCATCTCTGTCTTCTTCTGCTAGTGTTTTGAGATAGTCTTCAAAATTAATTTTCTGAATTTGCTCTGTTGCTAAAATGTTTGTATGCCCATGATAAGTGATTGTATGATCTGATTTTTTGTATAGCCATTGACCTATAAGTGCTAATTCTTGCGTTCCTTTTAATTTTTGATTTGCTTTTTCTAGCTCTAACCTGATATTACATCGTTCAGTTATGTCACGGTATTGGCATAGAACCATATCTTCAAAAGGATACATAATGCATTTGAAATAGAACGTTTCTTTTTCTAATGGAAGTTTGAAATTTTTAGATATAGTAACTTTATTGTGGAGTACGCGTTTAAATTCGGGGTATATTTTTTTGAATGTATGTTTTGGTAGTATTTCAAATATATTTTTACCTATTAATCTATCTTCTTGTAAAAACCATAGATCACTATAAGTCTTGATATCTTGACATACTCCTTCTGCATTAATCAGGAGCATCGTATCAGCAGTCATTTGCAGTATTCTCTCGGAATATGTGGCATCATGTAATATTCTTTTCATACGATAATTAAGATCAGACAAAATATAATGGCAGCAAAATTACATAAAATAATTTATATTTATTTATATTTTTTGTTAAAAGATAAGTTTTTTATTTTGCTCTTTTTGCTTTCTCCCATACTCCTTTGTTTGGCTTCCGAAGTAGATAGGGAACACTTCTTAATACACTAATGTTCATAAAGAAAAAGTAATAGGGTATAAAAAGAATTTTAATTTTAATTTCTTTATTAGATAAATATTCTCCATATCCAGCTAATAGATAAAATAATACTTGTAATGTTAATATGATTCCATACATTACTGGTGACTTATATTGAATGAGTAGAATTATATTCAGGGGTAATAAAGCAAACAGTAAAATAGGTGTTATTGACCATCTTAATACTCGATGAGATAGGTATTGGAAACTCAATACACCATATTTAAATGGGTTTAGTAATCCGCGTAGTCGCCATATAGACTGAAGACCTCCGGCGGCGATACGTATTTTTCTTTTTTTTTCTTCTTTTATGTTTGCTGATCCTGATTCGCAAGCATAGGCATTGCTACAGTAGGCTATCTTATATCCCTGCATAGCTATTCGCAGTGATAAAATGAAATCGTCTAATAGCGTATCTTTTTTCATTTCCTGAAATAATTCCCGGCGTATAGCAAAAAGTTCTCCTGCTGCTCCTACAGCGGAATATAGTCGAGCATCTAACGCTTTGAGAGTAGATTCGTATTTCCAATAGATACCTTCACCGCCACCTGCAGCGTTGTCTTCTTCTTGATTAATAATACGCTTTTCTCCTGCTACACATCCAACTTTAGGATTAGAAAAGTTTTTAACAATAGCTATAACCGCATCTTTGTTTATCATGGTGTTGGCATCTGTGAATATGACGATTGGTGTCTTTATGAATCGCATACCTCGGTTTATTGCCATTGTTTTACCTTGTCTTTTAGGTTGAAAAAGTATGTTGGCTTGAGGCCATGCTTTTAGTTTTTCATTAGTGCTATCATTGCTACCATCTGTTATCCAAGTAATATGCAGTTTCTCTGCCGGATAATTCTGATCTAAGCTATTCTGCATTTTCTTATTTACCTGATCCTCTTCGTTATAAGCAGCTATAAAGAGAGTGACGTCAGGCAAGTTATCGGTAGCGGGTAGAACTGGTTGAGTTGGTTTATAAAACAACTCTTTGATCTTGACTAATATATAAAGTAAAATTCCATATCCTAAATAAGTATAGAAAATGATGAATAAAAATATCCAAAATAATATTTCAAGGGTTGTCATATAAAATCATTTTATAAGATTATTGTCTTGGTCTTTGTATTGATCTTTTTTAATGAATAGTCCACTTATATTTTTTATTGCTTTTATTAATCGTTTGATAAAGCTTTTTAATAAAGACCCTTCAGTACCCACAGTACCATAACCCGTAATTACTCGTGCTTTTTTGCTGGTAATGAAAACTAATTTTCCATATTTTTTCATCTCTAATGCCATGCTACCATCTTCCCCTCGTAGTATGTCTGTGCGGAACCCAATTTTACGCGCATATTCGGTTTTGAATCCAAATGTCATACCTCGAACACATAACTCCGGTCTTTTTATGAATTGAAAGCGTAAATATATATCTCTAAGACTTTCGTATATGAAAAGTCCGATGGGTGATTTTTCCTGAGATGGCATGAAGCTCCATAAACTAAAGGTGCAGGATATATTGGGCTTCATTAATTGCTCTATGTGTGTTTGGACGTAATGAGGGGGATATATTGTATCTGCATCTATGCATAGATGATATTTACCTCTGGCATGGTTCAAACCACACTGTCTGGCATGTCCGGGACCTTTCTGTTTTTCGTCAAACCATTTAACTCCAAGAGTGTCTAGTACTTTTGCAGTTTGATCGGTAGAACAGTTATTTACAGCTAAAATTTCAAAGGGCAGGTTACATTTATTATCACAAAGTGACCATAGGCATGATAATAATCGGCTCTCCTCGTTGTGAGCGATGAGCACTACCGATATTAAAGGATCTTCGCATTGCTTCTCTTTTAACTTCTTTTTAACCTCTGCTAATATCACTTGCGCAACTGATAAGATGGGCTTTTCGTAAACTTCAATATATTTTGTATACCATGGCATATCTTTCTGTTTTATGAATTTTTCAAACTTCTAAATAAATCGTCCCACTGTTTAGCTATGTTTTCTATTTTAAACCGTTCGACATTATGTCGAGCTTTTACACCCATTTTTTTACGAATATCTGTATTTTCAATTAGATAACATATTTTATTGGCTAATTCTTCTATGTTGCCGTCTTCTACTAATAAACCGTCTTCACCGTTGCAGATGATATCACGTGGACCACAAGGGCAGGCAAATGAGACAGGGGGAACACCACATGCCATCGCTTCGGTGATGACAAGTCCAAAACCTTCATATCTGGATGAAAGTACAAAAATGGAACTTTCTAAATATTTGTCGACAATATCAGGGGTGCTGTGATTTAGAATGCAGCTTTTTTCTAACTGTAGTGCTTTTATTTGTTCTTCCAATTCACTACGCATTCCGTCGCCGTATATATTGAGGACCCAGTCAGGGTGTTTTCGGTTCACCATGCTCCATGCATCAATTAGTCTGTCAAACCCTTTTTGAGGCATATATCGCCCAACTGCAATGATGCGTTTCTTTTGACATTTGGAAACACTGTCAGGAAAGAAGGGGAGTGCGTTATATATAACTGCGGTATTGTTTAACTCTGTCCATTCTCTAGCGTCTTCATCACTTAATACAATGAATTTTTTTAGTTTACGTAACTGATTAATTAACTGCTTCATCCAATAGTGTCGAACTATCTTTTGAAGAAATGAAGGTATTTTGTTGTCACTAAATTCTCTGTAGTTTGATTTATTAAAATGGATTTCACCTATTTTTATGCTTCCATCTGTCATCCTATTTATCACATTTATATCTCGCCTTAGTAAAGATATGGTAATGTCCGGAGATATTTCGTTTAGACATTTATTCAAACGTGCTTTAAGTTGATGTTGCTTTTTTAGATATTTTATAGCTCGCTTATGCAAAGGTAAACCATACAAGTGATCGTAATTGATATCTAGCTGATGTGTTTTTATAGTTGGGAATAGGGGATAGTAAGGCACTTTATTTTTGCCATCTGTTAATATTATATGTATTTCATATTCTAAATATTCAGCTAGATAATTTGCTTTTATGGTTAACGCACGTTCCATCCCACTAGGATAATATAAAGAGGGAATGCAATATGCCAGTTTTAGTTTCTTATTCATAGAATTTTTATAATTGGTTTAAAACCTTTTCCATTTGATTTTTCCATGATAGATGCTTTATGGAATTTCGAATCTCAAAAGGAGTATATTTTTGTGTTGTTGCAAATTCAACAATTTTATTAATGTCTATAGGAGTATCATCTGCTGATGCTTTGAGTATATATGGCATTTTTTCAAAGTCATCATCTATTTCTGAATAAATAAAAGGGATTCCTCGTGCTGCATATTCTCTATTCTTCAATGTTTTAATATTGCTGATATTACTTCTATGACGGCCTAGACTGCCAATCGCAAAGTCTGCTTGCTCAAACATATCATCAAGTTCATCACCATGTTTTGTTCCATGTAATATAACGAATTGTTCTAACTTGTTTTGTTTCAAAGGAGTTAATATCTCTTCTCTTTCTCTCTGTCCTGTGAGATTACCTATTATATGAAAATAGACTTTGTATCCATTTTTATTTAACCTGTAAAACTCTCCTAAACCTTTAATAATTCTGTCAAAGCCATGCCAGTAATGCACTTCTGCAACACCTATAAGATGAAGTTCGTATTGTATATCATTTACATTTTCTTTTTGCTTAATAGCGGAAAAATCAATCCCATTTGAAATACGGATTGTACGTTGTCCAAATATTATTTTTTCATTTGAAAATGTCACAATAGCATTGAGATTGTTTGCTAATCTTTTTCGAAAAAGCTTATCTATAAAGAGTTCTAATATCATGCTTTTGTCTATATATTCCTGATCATATGGGTATGTCGGAATCTCCATGATAACTTTAGCCCCATTTTCTTTTATTTGTTTTACTAGATGTATCGTAAAAGGGTTTGCATTGTGATAAGAACGTATATATACTAATGATATCTTTTCATTCTTAATATAGTTAATAATACTATTGTAATAGCATCTTTTCTTAATCTTAGCCAAAAAGCCTTTGCCTAGATCTGAAAGTACTTCTTTGTCTATCATCCATTTACGATGACCTTGAATGTTTAAATTATAGTAACAAATGTGTGTATCTATATCGCATTCTTCTAATGCTTTTAGTTGATAGAAAATTTTTTTACTGATACCATTAGATGCTTCAAAGCCGTGGAAAATAAGGAAAAGTGCTTTCATAGGGGTATTTATATATTTTAAAAATATGCAAAATTAAATGATGATATTTGGATTTTCATACTAGTATAATAAACATACTGTTGACTAAAGTTATAACTTAGATGCTTTGATTCAAAGATGCGAAAAATATTTTAATTAATGTTTGAAAATCTCATTTTATTGCTTCTATTTAGCGTTAGCTTGATGTATTCACATGTTTTTTCTATAAATGACTTAAGAGCACAGAGCGAAAATAAACATTCTAAAAACTAAAGATTGCAAATGTGATGCTTAATCCCTAAATTTTTATTTGGGGGCTGATAATTATAAATAAAAATGATTTATTCTTTTAATTCAGAAATCATTTTTTTAATATATATGTTATATTTGCTAAAAAAATATTGAAAGATGAAAGTTGCAATTGTTACATCAGGAATATTGCCAGTACCTCCTATAAAAGGAGGAGCAGTTGAAAACTTAGTGAAATTTTATCTAGATTACAATGAAATTCGGAGCGGTGATATCCAATTTACAGTATTTAGTGTTTATGATAATAATATTTCTTCTAAATCACTTCAAGAATACAAAAAAACTAAATTTGTCTTTATCAAGACTCATACTTATATATCAAAATTAAGACAATTTTTATTGAAATGGACTAAGCGTAATTTATATTACCATCATTCTTGGGAATATTTTGCTTTAAAAGTTTCAGATAGGATTAGGAAAGATAACTTTGATGTCGTAGTTGTTGAAAATCGTCCAGGTTTTATTTTTTCTTTATCTAATTGTTCAGAGGCTATTTTTATTCTTCATTTACATAATGATATGCTAAATAGAGACACTCTATTTTCTTCTGAAATACTTAACTCTTATGCTTCGGTTCTTGTTGTTTCTAAATATATAAAGCAAAGAGTCAATTCTATTTTGCCTACAGATAAAGTTCATGTCTTATATAATGGAATTGAGTTAGAGAATTTCAGGGAGGTGCATAAATCAGATATAACTCGGAAAAATTTTAATTTATCCGAAGATGATTTCGTTGTAGTCTATACCGGTAGAATTGAAGCTGTAAAAGGTATAAAGGAATTGCTTGACGCTTTTTCGTATCTGATAAACTATGAGAAGATAAAGCTATTGATTGTTGGTGGTGGAAATAGAAATATAGATGAAAGTGATTTCTTTTTAGAAATGAAGAATTTATCTTCTTCTATGCTTGGTAAAATTAATTTTATAGGTTTTCAATCTTATGAAAATATTCCAGCCATATTGAATCTTTGTGATATAGCAGTTGTTCCTTCAATATGGGAAGAGCCTTTATCTTTGACATCATTAGAAGATATGGCTACTGGGTTGCCATTAGTGGTAACTAGATCAGGAGGGATTCCTGAAATTGTAAATGAAAAGTGTGCTATTATGATTGAAAAAGATGATGCTTTATCATTAAATATTTCAAAGGCAATCTTGGACTTATATCATAACGAAGATAAAAGGAGGAGTATGTCCGAACAGGCAAAAATACGTTCTGCTCTTTTTAGTAAGGAAAAATATGCTTTATCATTTCTTGAATATATAGAACAAATGCTTTGTCCTTAATAAGAGACTTCTCATTTTTATAAGAAAGGATACGACATGGAATATCAATTTTTGGAAGCCATTTGTTTTATTAAATAATGGTGTAAGTTCTAATAAAGGTGAATCTGCTTTAGCAAATCTCATATAGTCAATATATATTCTTTCCGGTAGATATTCTCTCAATATTCTGGCTCTTTCTATCTCATTCAATTCAGAAGAGATAGAACTAATACCTGAAGCATCGAAATCTGCGATAATTATATCCACATTTGTGTAAGAGCAGTTTTTGAAGATTAAAGCATCAATGAAGAATTTTGAATCCGATACTATTTTGAAATTTTCATCATAACAATTGTCTTTAAATAAGTCTCTTCTTATAAATGCAGATTGATGGCAGATACCTCCCTTTACAAAGTCAAGCATTGATATTGTAGCAATTGCTCCCCAAGGATGTGGTTGGTTGCCAAAAATATATTTTCCAGTGACTATATCTTTATTGAGTAGAGGAACAACTTTTTCAAAAACGTCATTCGTATGGAAGCAATCGCCTGAATTCATAAAATTACAATATTCTCCAGTAGCTTGTTCAATTCCTTTGTTCATTGCATTAAAAATTCCTTTGTCTGGCTCGGATATCCAATAATCTATTTTATTTGCATATTTCTTTATGATATTGATGCTGTTATCAGTTGACCCACCGTCAATAATAATGTATTCATATTCTAAATAAGTTTGTTTAATTATACTTTCAATAGTTTTTTCTAAACCTTTGCTATTGTTATAATTGATTGTTATAATTGATAGTTTTTTCATCATTCTATTTATTCTTAAATAATTTTTTAAATATGAAGAATCTTTTAATAACATCTTTCATACCTAATGTTGCAAACAATATTGTTGAAAAATATAATAAGGTAAATGGAATAATAGTAAAAGTTCCATATATAAATAGTTTTTGGATATTTTCTTTCGGGTTAAAAGGGAGAAATTTAGAGGCAATACTAATTGAAACAAATGATATTATAAATGCTACATAATATCTAATTGTTCCAGCCCAATAGGTTTTTATTGAAATTTTCAACCCTTTGGTAAATAAATAGTATGGTTTCCATAATACAACAATAAGACTAATGCTAGTAACTTTACCGAGTAAAATACCTATAATTCCCCATTTAGTCGCTGCTATTATTGTGACTACTATATTTATGATGCCTTCAGCCCAAGCTGACCAAGTGTCCGAATATAAACCATGAGAATGATTGAAGATATCAACTACTCCACGGGTTTGCATAATAAAAAAGTTGATTAATAAAAGAATTAGAATTGTGTGGCTTAACTGATATTCTGCTCCTAGCCACCATATAATAAAAGGGTCCATTAAATGATAGAGTGAGAATACTATAACTCCAGCAATAAAATAACGAATGGACATTAATTCCCAAAAGACTTTCATTATATTTTTTTTATTTCCTTCCGCTACTAAATTGCCCACTCCAGCACTCACACCGTCTAGAGTTGTGTTTATCATGGTTATTAGCTTATAAATTATCATAGTATAATTTCCGTAGAAAGCTACCATTTTTAGTGAAACAAAGGCAAATATCATTATTCCATCACTTTTGCTAAGAAGAAAATCCTTAATCTGATGTATGAAAATTTGTTTTGTGTTGGTTAGTATTTCTGGATATTTCTTTAATAATAATTTCCCATCTTTGATGTTAGTCTTTAGCCAAGGGTACTCTTTGTTTATTTTCCAGTTTAATGTCACACATATAACGACTCCAAATATAAATTCAGTAGCAACCCATAGATATAAATTTTTATAGTTGTATGCCAATGAAATTTGCAGTATTATTTTAATAATATTTATTGTTTGAATATAGGCTGATACAATATAATTTTTTTGGTCTGCTCCTAGTAATATTTGTTTGTAGTTAATGAAGTAGCCTATTAAAGAAGAACCTAAATAGGAGGCAAATGAGAAATAAATGATTGCCATGTTAAACATGGTGTTCTTGAAAATAAATATAAATGAAATGCTTGTTAGTACTCCTCCTATCGCAATAATTATCCCTATCTTACGGTATAGATAACCGAAAATGGACATTATCTCAATAATTTTAATCTTATTTTCTTTTTGTATTGGTTTGAACAAGAAGAAACTTATGCATGTTCCAATACCTAGTTCTGCAAGGTTTAAAAATCCTAAAATATTTTGTAATGTGCCAGTAAGTCCTATAAACTCTGCGCCTAAACATTCCAAAAATATTTTTCGGGAAAAGAAAGATAAGACTAATGTTATAAAATAGAAAAACAGTCCTATTCGTGCATTAAGAATACTTTTTTGTAACCGCGATTTAGCCATTATCTTTTTGTTAATTCTAGTAATATTTTATTCCATTCTTGGGTGATTTTTAGAATGCTAAATTTTTGCGAATAATTGAATGCAATTTTGCTAATATTGATGATATTTACTTTTTCTGTTACAAATTTCATTTTTTCTGATAAATCTGCGATATTTTCATTTTCAAAAAAGAAGCCGACCCCTTTGCCTTCAAGCAATTCTTTAGTGATAGGGAGATATGATGATATTATGGGCAGTCCATAAGACATTGCTTCGAGTAAGACCAAGCCAAATCCTTCCCAGCGTGAACTAAGAATATATACACTGCTTGAATTATAATATTGCTCAATATTTTTGGTAAATGGATGTATGTGTATTCGGTTTTCTAACTGGTATTTGCTTATTAAAGAATGAAGCTTTTTCTCTTCAGTACCTTCTCCAACGATGTCTAATGTCCATATTTTATCCCGTTTAGCAAAGAGAGCGAAAGCTTTTATTAATATATCAAAACCTTTATGAAAGGGCGAAAAACGTCCAACTGCTAGGAATTTTTTATACTTAGGAGAACCTTTTCCTTTTGGTTCTATTGTCAGGGGATTGTAAATAACACTAGTCTGAATATTCATCTTTTTTTTGAATTTTTCTTGATCGGAATTTGAAAGGACTATGATATTATCCAGATTTGGCATTAAATATTTGAACTGATTTTTCTGTTTTTTTATATAAGATGTTTTAATAGTAAAAAATGCGTCGTAAGAATTATGCATCCATCCAATTGTTTTTGCTTTAATTTGTTTGCGGATGCTGGCTAAATGAAAAGATAGAAACACATGTACTCCTATGACTACATCATATTCTTGCTCATTTAATATATTAATCAGTAAGGAACGTTGAGTGTGTGGGAATGAACTATATCCGTACCATTTTGAAAAAAGTTGGTTTTGCGGTAATACGGTTTTATACAGTAAACTATATATTTTGCATGGTATGTTCTCAAAAAAGGGACTTTTATTATATTGTAAATTTACATATTGAATATTAGCAGAGTTTAACTTATACATCGTGGTGTTATTTAGTGATGAATCATCTAAAGTTAAAATTGTAATATCATGCTGTTTTGATAATTCTTTTGCTATTACAGCAGTAACTCGCTGAACTCCTCCAAATGTAAATATGGTATTACAATAAAAACATATTTTCATATTCTTTTATTTTATGTTGTTTATTGTTGATTTGAATATATTAGCAAATATACCTTTTTTTTTGACTTATAGACATAAAAAACTTAAAATAGTTTTTATTGTCTTTTTTCTTTCTTTTTTAGGATTTTGCTAAAGTTCTTTTTTATGGGGTAATGTTATTTTTTTCCTGATCTGCCTTAAAAAGTATATTTCAGCGAAACATCTCTTATGGTTAGTGTTTTGCTGATTCTTTTTACAAGTAGGCGAAGAACACTCATTGTTCTTTTTGAAGTTATATGCAGCTGCAGCTAACATCAGGTTGATAGCATCCCTTAATAATCCTTTATAAAAGTTTCGCCCTAAACGATAATCAGTTTTCAGATGTCCGATGCTTGGTTCCATTTCTGCACGCTTGCAAAATAGCTTGTGCTTCTTCTTACGTTGATAGTAAGTACCTTTGTTGGCACACCATGAATGAGTATTTGTTTTCCGTTTACCTCTTTCCTGCCACGATATCCTTTATCTCCTGCTAATCACCTAATACTTTTTCCATCAGACGATGCACTTGTTTCAAGCTCTTCTGAATCATGTGCCCATCGTATTCGTTGTGGAAAGAGCTGGCACCAAGAATGACACTTGTGCAAGAGCGTATGATGAAGAGCTTATTACCAAATTCGTACTTTTTGTGTTTTTTTGCCTTTATTAATGCATTGAACGTCAGGTTCATGGATGGAATAAATCTTATGGGTAGAATTATGATGTTGTAAAAGTATCGTTTCAAAAATGGATAGTAATTCATTATATGCTCGACTCTCCCTTAAATTACGTTTGAGTTCTCTGACTAGACACCTGGCAATCGTACGTAAACGCTTATGGGCTTTTATGGCTTTCTTCCGATTCTTGGGATGATCACGAAAACGTTGATCCCGATAAATCCCTTTCAAAATAAATGTGTATGACTGATGTGTGGGCAAATTCAATTCTTTTACAATTTTAAGCACTTTGCCAACTATCTTTTTGTGTAGTTTTGCATCTGTGGGGTAAGTTACATTCTTTTCCTGTACGGTAGAGTCGATAAAGGCAGTATTATGATGCTGATCATCGCTCTTGTCATCATTCACGCGGATGCTTTCACAAAAAGTAAGCTCTATGCTTTTTTTACCTATCCGTTTGCGAATATGTACTAGCTCGGATGAACTACGGGG
This is a stretch of genomic DNA from uncultured Bacteroides sp.. It encodes these proteins:
- a CDS encoding response regulator, whose protein sequence is MKRILHDATYSERILQMTADTMLLINAEGVCQDIKTYSDLWFLQEDRLIGKNIFEILPKHTFKKIYPEFKRVLHNKVTISKNFKLPLEKETFYFKCIMYPFEDMVLCQYRDITERCNIRLELEKANQKLKGTQELALIGQWLYKKSDHTITYHGHTNILATEQIQKINFEDYLKTLAEEDRDGLREWLFTNEGISDKISFEFRVYHMGETKYLKVQKLNVKLDKNGEIATIEGYAQNITDIKRQKSDINILTKAINNANEDIFAAREDGTLIFTNRKFREHRQISEHVDITKIKIYELSLGSIEKDKWTRIFASTTVGSSKSFVTYSPFKNNNKILAFEETVYCVTNDAGEKSIWVFGHDISERIKHESEVKRLNMIMDITMKSLPASIVVKDVNNGFKYIYRNKEANYRTIKDYNTAVGKTDFDYHPFNEAQEKRALDIEITKTGKIIHDIIERIDEYGKPIILDRQKMLIESKDFSPIIINIEWNITQQEIMKREILASKEKAEISDKLKSAFLANMSHEIRTPLNAIVGFSRIIADCENAQDRMEYYNIVDANNERLLELIDEILDLSKIESGIVEFTLGEVKLHTLCREIYDAHVFRCPNGVELVFEDSNTELALISDKNRIFQVLSNLIGNAFKFVKTGSVKYGYKKEGESVMFYVKDTGIGISKEKISKVFNRFVKVNNFAQGTGLGLAICKTIVERLGGTISAESILGQGSTFTFTLPCEKVKEENNNKETKGTNVENKLSNLHKYDATPTILIAEDTDSNYDLLKAILGKTYNVLRAKDGVEAIQMYDEGKPDLILMDIKMPNMDGLSATKEIRKQSSHIPIIALSAYAYAYDKEAARKAGCNEFLTKPFSQALLKETLTKWLSNS
- a CDS encoding glycosyltransferase family 2 protein, translating into MTTLEILFWIFLFIIFYTYLGYGILLYILVKIKELFYKPTQPVLPATDNLPDVTLFIAAYNEEDQVNKKMQNSLDQNYPAEKLHITWITDGSNDSTNEKLKAWPQANILFQPKRQGKTMAINRGMRFIKTPIVIFTDANTMINKDAVIAIVKNFSNPKVGCVAGEKRIINQEEDNAAGGGEGIYWKYESTLKALDARLYSAVGAAGELFAIRRELFQEMKKDTLLDDFILSLRIAMQGYKIAYCSNAYACESGSANIKEEKKRKIRIAAGGLQSIWRLRGLLNPFKYGVLSFQYLSHRVLRWSITPILLFALLPLNIILLIQYKSPVMYGIILTLQVLFYLLAGYGEYLSNKEIKIKILFIPYYFFFMNISVLRSVPYLLRKPNKGVWEKAKRAK
- a CDS encoding glycosyltransferase family 2 protein, whose protein sequence is MPWYTKYIEVYEKPILSVAQVILAEVKKKLKEKQCEDPLISVVLIAHNEESRLLSCLWSLCDNKCNLPFEILAVNNCSTDQTAKVLDTLGVKWFDEKQKGPGHARQCGLNHARGKYHLCIDADTIYPPHYVQTHIEQLMKPNISCTFSLWSFMPSQEKSPIGLFIYESLRDIYLRFQFIKRPELCVRGMTFGFKTEYARKIGFRTDILRGEDGSMALEMKKYGKLVFITSKKARVITGYGTVGTEGSLLKSFIKRLIKAIKNISGLFIKKDQYKDQDNNLIK
- a CDS encoding glycosyltransferase family 4 protein encodes the protein MNKKLKLAYCIPSLYYPSGMERALTIKANYLAEYLEYEIHIILTDGKNKVPYYPLFPTIKTHQLDINYDHLYGLPLHKRAIKYLKKQHQLKARLNKCLNEISPDITISLLRRDINVINRMTDGSIKIGEIHFNKSNYREFSDNKIPSFLQKIVRHYWMKQLINQLRKLKKFIVLSDEDAREWTELNNTAVIYNALPFFPDSVSKCQKKRIIAVGRYMPQKGFDRLIDAWSMVNRKHPDWVLNIYGDGMRSELEEQIKALQLEKSCILNHSTPDIVDKYLESSIFVLSSRYEGFGLVITEAMACGVPPVSFACPCGPRDIICNGEDGLLVEDGNIEELANKICYLIENTDIRKKMGVKARHNVERFKIENIAKQWDDLFRSLKNS
- a CDS encoding glycosyltransferase family 1 protein — protein: MKALFLIFHGFEASNGISKKIFYQLKALEECDIDTHICYYNLNIQGHRKWMIDKEVLSDLGKGFLAKIKKRCYYNSIINYIKNEKISLVYIRSYHNANPFTIHLVKQIKENGAKVIMEIPTYPYDQEYIDKSMILELFIDKLFRKRLANNLNAIVTFSNEKIIFGQRTIRISNGIDFSAIKQKENVNDIQYELHLIGVAEVHYWHGFDRIIKGLGEFYRLNKNGYKVYFHIIGNLTGQREREEILTPLKQNKLEQFVILHGTKHGDELDDMFEQADFAIGSLGRHRSNISNIKTLKNREYAARGIPFIYSEIDDDFEKMPYILKASADDTPIDINKIVEFATTQKYTPFEIRNSIKHLSWKNQMEKVLNQL